A segment of the Eleutherodactylus coqui strain aEleCoq1 chromosome 6, aEleCoq1.hap1, whole genome shotgun sequence genome:
CTCTGGCATGAACGCACCATATAACTCAACTGTGCTTCCAGGCCATGGTATGAACCATCAGAGAGAGAATCCCAATGTACATACACCCCCGTACCACCTTGGTGCAGACGAGCAGCCACATGGAATGCAACAACAAAACACTTACCAGCCCGGACAAAGCGCACCTGGATACTatgagaactactacacccagcaggcTGTTCATAATGTCAAGTCTTCCAGCGTGCCAGAATGTAAGTTCAATGCTTTTATTGTAACATTTAGCACATAGATGTGAATGAGCCTGAATCATTTGACAAATTGTTTTGTAATTATGTAAAGACCAAACACCTTTACATCTGTGTTATCTATTCATGCCTTTTAGCTATGCATAAAGTTTTATTCTCAAGACTTGGGAAAACAATGGATGGTTCTGACACTATTCAGCCTCCTCCACAGAGATCTATGAGTAGAGAAGAGGGTAAGTGTGCATTGTACTAGGCAGTGTATAATGTTTGCCCTCCCTGTAGTGTTTTACCTCTTATTTTCATATAAAACCACATTTCATGCTGTTGTCTTATTATATTAACACACGAGTGTTATTGAACTGTATTAGTTacgctggccatacacatttaaTAGCTGTTTGTTTGGCCAGCTTCTATGCCCCTTATTCTCCCTATACATATAAACAGTCAGTTTAACCCAGGGTGCATGTGTTCACAGTAGCGATCCTGAGAACGGGAGTCCCAAAGGTcctcacatgaatggagcagaagttGCACATATGCACCACCGctttatttatttcaatgagagcactATAGATTACGGAGCTTTGGGCTTGAAAACATACAACACTCCCGGAGAAATTAATGGAGCGATGGCATACATGCGCAACCTTTTCTCTATCCATGCAGGGGCCTTTAAGATCAGCAAGCTTTCAAATGGTTGTGCCCCTactaatcataaagttatcccttattgtGGATATAGATATATAAACGGCGTGGAGCAAACATGATGTGTATGAGGGTTCGGAGCCTGGTAGAATGTCCACGGCCCAGAATCCTCAgggagctgaagaaaaaagagTGCAGATTTGTGTGAAAATAAACTTCACTAGGAGGCACTGCCAACCAGATAAATCCACCAACTGATGGACAAAATGGAGCAAATGGGGAAACTACTGGTAGCCCGGCGCTGCACTGCAATGAATTTCAACAGGCAGTGCGATAAGATTTAATCAACGTTtctttttattgtgtcaattaaaaccagcagatacgcgTTTTGGGGTAGGCCGCtgcatcagtcaagctgggttaAACTAGCTTACAGAAAATAAAGAAAACCAGAAAGTGTTCTCCTGGTGTTCCCTGGTAGGCTTGCAGCGCGTTCTGGTAACACTAGCGCTTTTGGGTGTATTCTACAGTCCCAAGAGTTGTTTTTTCATACTCTCTTATGTTTCTggatttctttctttattttccgTAACCTAGTCTAACCCAGATTGATTGATGTAGGGGCTTACCCTGAAATGTGTATCTGCTGGTCttaattgacacaataaaaagagaagttggataaatctTATTCTACTGGCTGTTGAAATTCATTGGAAAGCAGCGCCGGGctaccagtattgtttctccattcgCTTTATTGTGGATATGGAATACCTTTATAGCTTGGCACAACTTCTTTAAGGCCCTTCTGCATGGCCTGACAATAGAGCATGAACGTTCACAACAGTGTTCTTCACTGGGGCAAGAGTAGTTCATAAATATCTGTTGAGCCTATTTCACTGGTTTGGACTTTAATAAAGCATACTGTATATTCcgacgtataaggcgacggggcgtataagacaaccccccaactgtcaccttatacgcctggaatacagtggagcaaaaaaaaaaatcattactcacctcccccggcgttctgcggcgctgctgcaggctgtcgctccctcctggtccccggcagagcattgctttctggacgcagggcttgaaatccccgcctccaggaagctaatactgtgattggctaacacacgccatcagccaataacagccattcaatgacatcattgaatggctgtgattggctaaaacacacatgccttcacacgtgttagccaatcacagtattagctttctggaggcggggatttcaagccctgcgtccagaaagcaatgctctgccggagaacaggagggagcgacagcctgctgcagcgccgcagaacgccgggggaggtgagtaatgttttttggttttttttgacactttctttttttttttgtattaccagcGTAAAAGActacccccgacttcagagcagatttttttggggttcaaaagtagtcttatacgccggtatatacggtaattacatAATCATACTAGCAGTCTACCATCAAGCCTGTTGGTCTACCACTCCACCATTATTTATTtcgatttctttttctttatcaatTTTCTTTATCATTATTATTTAGATCTAGAAAATAGAAGGCTGGAAAAAAGtagaataaaaggaaaaaaagaaaaaatctaattTGAGAACAGATAAAAATGATATGAGAAGTTCTCAGATGAGAATAGAGTATGGGAAACCGAGGAGTGGAAGTTATTTAAATTAAGCAGCTCTAAGAACTATCTAAATAGAGCTGCAACCAAGAGATGTATTCTAAATAGGGAAATTAAGTTGCCCTTACTATCTTAGGCAAGTCAATATAGTAGCCAAAAGACCAGTTAGCGATAGCTATTGGAGCagaaatgataaaataaaaagaaaggttCCTAAGAAACCAAAGGTGGTGGAAGCAAGACGCTTCTGAATACAGAATAGTATCACAATTAGCTTATATTCTGTATGACTTTTGTTGTAAGATAAGGTATCTTATCTTACAACAGTCTTATCTTATCAGTTGGAGGTGGCAATATCTTTTGCCACCTCCAACTGGTATAGGATTTATGGAAGTTTAATGGATATATACAATTGGGGTGTTATATAATCACCCATACATTATTAGTAGAGACATATCTGGGTCCCTGAAGAGCTCGTTTGTGAGCGAAACACGTTGGACCAGGACTTATTTAACATCAGAGAATCTTTCTGTTGAATATTaatctcttcttttttctttgaTTGACCAAAGTGGTACTGTCCCTTTGTCTCCGGGCGATATTGAACTAGGTCAACTATTGCTTGATGAATTATAGTGACACCGAACACAACCATTTAACTAACTAATACAGTGGTCAAAAAAGACAAAATTAGTCCATATTAACCTCAACTATATTACTCACATAAATAAGTGAGAAATGCCCTATGGTTCTTGAATTCTCATTGATATGAGATATGTGTTTGTGAgactttattttaattttaacaATATTATTACAAGTTATGTTTTATTAAAGTCCAAACCAATAAAATGGGCttcacaaaaatgttttgtcAGGCCAAGTAAAATCCAAATGATCAATCTGCAAATCAGCAGGCGctcgttcatcagctgatcatcgtGTCTGGTCTGCAAGAAAAATGTTTTGCTGTTCATAGCATATCATCTTGTGTGAActgaagaggggaggaggggtgTTCCTCATAATGATAATCCTTTTGTAGAGGAAGAAAATAATATCAATGGTCACTCGTCTCCAATACGGTCTGCATAGGCCTCTGTACAGGTCATTTAAACGAGTTCTGATCTTcttaatttgcatttttttaaggaTCTGCATGGGCTCGTGTAAAAGAGCATTAAGCCCTTGCCAGACACCGCTAGTGGTGACTTATCTTACCTGAAGAACAAAATGGTCAGGCAAGTTAAATTCATCATCTCTGATCCTTTTTTCCCTTGACATTTGCTGAACAAATGTCGGCTGAACATCTAATACACATTCGATAATTGTCGGGTTCAGCTGGTCCTGCTCTAATGTATGAGGCAAACTTTAGAGAGTTCTGATACTACTGACACAGTTCAAGCTACTGGCATTGAGAACAGGGCAATCATAGAGCACCTTTTCCACCTGTTATGTAATTGGTACAAATGTTAACCACACGTGCTCTATTGCAGATGAATTTGCAAACTGGTATAGCAGTGAGGAAGAGGATGGCAGTGGCGTTGGTTCCATCTTAAAAACACTACGCAACCAAACCAAACTGGCCAGGAGTAACTCCGCAGAGCAGCAGCCAGCACCTCAAAGTTGTGATCCAAGGTTGGCAAAAGACAAGGCCGCTGGTGTTCAGACATTTGATCCTAGACTAAGACTTAACCAAGGACAGAGTCCTGCACATCACACTGAGAGCGCCACATTTGACCCAAGAATCGCACGCGACCCCAGGAAGGTTAAAGCGGAGATGTCTGCTGTAAGTCACCTTCCTCACTCCGGAGGTAATGTCAAGCACAAAGGGGTGGATGACGATGATGAAGATGCTGAAAGGGAGCTAAGAGAGAAAACTGCCATCATACCATTAGAAATTTTTCCAGGTATATGTTTAAGGGACCCACGTTGTAAGCTGAGGCAATTTAGTCATATTAAAATGGATATTCTACTATCCAAACCCCACTTTGCTAAACTTGTTGTCTGGGCACCGGAGGATTTACTTCCAGTCCCTCCACCAAAACCTGATCCTGTTTCATCCATAAATCTGCCGTTACCTCCACTTATTGCTGACCAGAGGCTTAATAAGTCCAGGTCCCTGGTCACAGAGGTGCATCAGTCTGGCTCTGACCTGAGACTGGAAAGGGTGGATCCCAGACTGGAAGTAAAAGCCAAACCAGCCAGCATTTCAGCTAAAGGCAGCTACATGGAGCCAACAGATTCACAAGTGATTATTAATAAAATGAACGATCCTCGTCTACAAAAAAGCCTTCAGTCCCGACTTCATAGATCCCCCAGCTCTGACAGCCAGCATGGCGCAGCAAGAGAGTCCTTGTCACCTAAAGTGGATCCCCGCTTGGCAGCAAGATCATCCATAAGTTCACCGCCAACATCCGTTAAACCAGCCCAAGAAGTCCTTTCAACGTATGCTCCAAAAGGATCCCCTTCCGGTAGCAGAGTGAGTAGTCCTGGATCTATACTGAAAAATATCAGTCTGTACAGTCAACGAGACAGTGCCACAAGTTCAGTTGATCCCGCTCCGCTTCCCGTAGGAGAAAATGGAGATCATCAGAGAAAGACTGTTGATGCAGGCAAAGTGAGCAAAAATGAATCTGAGGAAATGAAGTTGATACCGGAGGCCAATAGAGGACTCGCTATTAAAACTCAGAAGGACACTGAGGACAAAAGTGACGGTCCTGCTGACAAAATAGAGGCAACATCACAAGCATGCCCCCCACCAGCAGTTCACAACCTCCCCATCTCAGCTTTGGCAGGGCTCATAAGACCTCAGTACAGTGATCCAAGGCAGATCAAACAAGCAGCTCCTGCTAATCAAGCCCAAGACACTACTGCTGTAGGCGAAGGCGATGACAAGCCTCTAAAAGACGTTTTCAAAACCTTTGACCCCACGGCTTCCCCATTCTGTTAGTGACGCAcctgttttttttcaattttgtataCTTTTCCTTTGCAGCCTGTATCTGACGCTTTCCCTTCTTTCTTATTTATTTGTACATTACACCACACACCTCCGTGCTGCTCCCAGGGTAGATTTCAGCTAGGCTGACTGCATCTTCTGTggtattgtattttatttttttttatatatactggtGAATCGTTTGATAGAGAAACTGAATAATAGGCTTCAGTAAAGCACTTTCATTGTAAATAGGACATAATGTGAAGATTATACATGTATATGGTATGTGCTGCACTCACGGACTCATCACTGCATGGTATTAAGCAATACAGTGTCGGTTAGAGATCTCGACTTCTAAATGATCTACTTGACCATATGGCTACGGAAGCCTCGGGGGTCTTTTCAGCTCTGGTTCTGTCTGTATGATGACTTATGCTGTTTGGAAGGTTTGTTTTGCTTTACTACATACAGGGAGTCATGGTGGAAAGTGTCAGAATTTTAAGTGGCTTTTGTTACGAGATCTGGAAGGTTTTCTCCAGATTTATGTAAATAAGGGACAAgttcacacacatttttttttcagtctagCTGTTCCATTGTGGGAATGGCTAAATGAAAGCAAGTAGCTAGTTTTCCATTTGCTTCTGTTTTCCATTGATAGCAATATTAAACCATATATGGAATTGGTTGCAATCCATTTTGGTTCCGCTTTTTGTTTTTGACTGTAAATAAAAGCACGGCAGTGTACACCCTTGTTGCATTGGGAAAAACGGAATGGTGACGGAAAATACAGAAACAGATTGAAACTGAAGGTCTTAAGTTTCAATACATTTCAATGGCGGCGAAACGGAAactttttcttttgtattttgCTGCTCCCACGATGAAACAGCTAAATGGAAAGAATGCTAGTGTGAAAAGGTCCGAAGTTATGcatctttgtaatatactttggggCATTTCTAGCACTGGTCTAAGTAAATTGTGCACTGGCATAAATGTAAATTGCAGCTGGCGTAGTTTTCAATCTGGCACACTGAGGTACAGAAGcttgcacctcttaatacatttgtcacatctggCAGCACCTCAGTGCACCAGCTACAATTTTTGCCAGTTTTTCGTATAAATTATATGGTAAATTGATGTTCTGTGTGACCACGCCACCTAACATGAGGCCCCAACAACTTAAAAAAATAATGCTTGTATCTGGTGGTGTAAACAACAAAAAAGTCGCAATTTTGGCACTTGTGCCGAAATCGCAACGTTTATATATAAAGCAGATAGAAACCAATAGCACTCACCGATAAGTCAAGTATAGTGGAACGAATTTAGATGTGATGCACGCCCAATTGAGACCAGATTCTTGGTCTCCAAATCAGTCAAATGTATTCATACACAAGGAAGCATCACACAGTGCATGTTCAAATAAATGAAAGACCTTTATTTACCATGGCCATCTCAGCAAAGTTTCAACCCTcaaggggtctttgtcaagcaactTTTGTTCACTGATGTAcaggaatctatatatatataaagacgaaagccctgactgactgactgactgactgactgactgactgactcactgactcactgactgactgactgactgactgactcactgactgactgactgactgactgactgactcactgactcactgactcactgactgactgactgactgactgactgactcactgactgactgactgactgactgactcactgactgactcactgactgactgactcactgactcactgactgactcactgactgactcactgactcactgactgactcactgactgactcactgactgactcactgactgactcactgactgactcactgactcactcactgactcactcactgactcactcactgactcactcactgactcactgactcactcactgactcactcactgactcactgactcactgactgactcactgactgactcactgactgactcactgactgactcactgactgactcactgactgactcactgactgactcactgactgactcactgactgactcactgactgactcactgactgactcactgactgactcactgactgactcactgactgactcaccaaaagttgtccaacttcccgatgtcgtagaaacatgaattttgtcacaagcatagattatctccaaaataggaaaagtaattaggtcccaactcgattattcaattctagcgcaaaagaattagcgtcaaaatttaacgtacataatctaaatctctcacttcccaatgtcataaaaacttaaaatttggcacgggcattaaatgttcataaataggaaaagctaatgggtcccctactcgattattcaattctatgcgcaaaagaattagcgtccaaattttacgtacggaatgtaattttctcactttccgatgtcatagaaacgtgaaatttgggacgagcattgattatgtcataaataggaaaagctaatgggtcccaactctattattcaattctatgcgcaaaagaattagcgtccaaatttttcgtacggaatgtaattttctcactttccgatgtcatagaaacgtgaaatttgggacgagcattgattatgtcataaataggaaaagccaattggtcccaactccattatttaattctagcgcaatagaattagcgtcaaaattttatgtacatattctaaatctctcacttcccaatgtcatagaaacatgaaattcgccataagcattgaatatgtcataaataggaaatgttaaaggggttgtctcgcgccgaaatgttttgttttttttctccataggccccccgttcagcgcaggacaaacccaagggatgtgttaaaaaaaaaaatatatatattacttacccgaatccctgctctgcgacttcttctttcttcctacttcttccttcaccaagatggccgccgggatcttcacccatgatgcaccgcgggtcttctcccatggtgcaccgtgggctctgtgcggtccattgccgattccagcctactgattggctggaatcggcacacgtgatggggcggagctacgatgaccagctctccggcacgagcggccccattcaccaggcagaagaccgcacagcgcaagcgcatctaaaaacgccagaagaaagcgaacttagacggagccatggagacggggacgctagcaacagagcaggtaagtgaataacttctgtatggctcatatttaatgcacgatgtatattacaaagtgcattaatatggccatacagaagtgtataaccccacttgctgccgcgagacaacccctttaatgggtcccaactcgattattcaattctagcgcaaaagaattagtgtccaaattttacgtacggaatctaattctctcacttcttggtgtcatagaaacatgaaatttggaacaggcattgattatgtcataaataggaaaagttaatgggtcccatcttgattgttcaattctaagcgcaaaagaattaacgtccactttttacgtacggaatctaattctctcacttctgggtgacatagaaacatgaaatttggcacgggcattgattgtcataaataggaaaagttaatgggccccaacttgattattcaattctaagtccaaaagaattagcgtacaaattttatgtacgtaatctaattctctcacttcctgatgtcattttatataaaggaaacgtcgcatgcttacctccccgtggtgtttcctgggtaacgcagagaactatgcaaaatggtgaacatatgtttttccggtatctctaaagtaaccacgacttcataagattttccgtgcgaacaccagataaacaccagtaccaaattaactcgggcgaagccgggtatatcagctagtcaataCATATGCCCGACAACTATGTTAACACGCCTCACTGTTTCAGTGTCTCTGTTAGCTGTCACTGAATATAAACATGTGTCTTTTACATCCAGCGTTTGTAGGTCTTGATCATGTCCAGCCAACACAAGTGCACAAGGCAGGGCTCAAATTTACTGTCATGGACCTAACAGCTGTGGACATGATCAGGACAGCTTTAGCATTCAGTGACAGAAAGAAGAGGTCTTGAAACTGGTAAGGAATGGaagcaaagtatattagaaagttgcagaacttttaatTATATGATGATTAAAGTGTAACTTTTATAGGAACATGTGAAAGGTTTTGATCAGTGGGCTGCCAAGACATTCACCAATTGCTAGCACGGAGTAGTTGTAGTGACTTCATTGCTTGCTACCTTAAGACAGGCTCAAAAGTGCGTATGGGCCTGTCTTCAGCTTGTGAGCACAGACAGCACTCACGATCAGTGGCGGTCTCTGCACCCAGATCTCCAGAGATCAAAACCTATGTCCTCGTGATAtgccaaaagtttttggaaagtacAGTTACACTTAAAGATTCACAAAATAGAAAATTCTGTGCTGATAATCCGACCCTAAGACAACCAAAATATTTCCTACCGGGGAGGAGGGAAAGTTCCCTCTTCTGAGATGCAGTGTCTTGTGCTGTGGGGGCAAATCTTCATCAGTCTGTCATTAATAAGTTGGAGATAGATTGGAAAATCTAATCCAGGGTTAATTTTTCATCATATGTGAAGAAGTTTAAATTGGCACAAGCTGCTTGTGTGAAGCTGGTCAAAGCTAGAAGATCCATCATTATTGAGCTTGGCTGCTTGTCATATACGTTGTACCCATCACGGATAATATTATGTATGGTCTACTACTCACTCGATTGACTTTATTCTACTTATTTCATGTTGGCATCAATATGGATGGGAAAGGCCATCTGCGAGACACTGAACCCCTGATCTCAGAAGAAGGGGACCCCCTTGGTAATTCACACACAAGTCTTAACCTTGAGGCTCCTAATCCTTTGCCATTTACTAAGCTCTTCTGACTTGTGTGGCATATAGCAAGCAAATTAAAAGTAACCTGATATTGTTACTTCACCTCCCCTAGTGGTTATGTTTTTCACTGAATTCAAAATGGCCAGTGTATCACTTGTGCAGTCAGCCCTCACCTTTTAATTTTCAGTGCTACTGTCAATCAGTGAGTGACAAGTTTCTCTTGTACCATGCATAAGCAATATAACTATAAAGGTGAATACTATCGGTGAAGCTCTACTTTTATGGAATTGGATTATGAGGGATTTTCTAATCAGAAAAAAAGCTGATTACCCAGTTGTTCCCCTGCAGATGTTGTTACTGCTTCTGTGTAGTAGTATACGACGGTCCCTCTCCTGTGCCCTCTCATAATAAGGGAGCTGGAAATGTAAGGCACCACGCGGGGAACTACTACTGCTCCACCTCCCATTACCCAATAGATGCATGTTAGGAAGTCACTCATAATAACAAATCCTTAATACATCTGTTGAAATGGCTGCAAGGATGGACCGTCCCTTTCAATCCCATATAGAATCCAGCTCACGTATTTCTATAGGTTAATGACATTTTAAGCAATTTTATGATATAACTGTAAAGTTAAGAGAAATTTTCTGAATCTTGTGATTATAAGAGaatttgatgcttttttttttcttttcatttttaattatagatacatTTTGTTTTGGCCGCCCTTATCACGTATTGTATAGTGTAGATGATGTATTTTGCATGGCATTTTGTaattgcgtatttttttgtgcattttcagtACTTAGAAATTCTGGTGTTTTAACTAGGCATTTAGGCTGCAACATTTCCCCATTTTAgtgcacagctttttttttcatggcttACCACTTGTAATACTATAATTGGAAATATATGTCGTATTATTATTTTGTATGTGCTTCTTTTCACCTGTGCCTGGAATATATGCTCATGCATTTAAAGGACACCGTCTCttgttcagtttttttaaattaatatttaaaGAAGAAATTCTAAAGTCCTAATAGAAGGTCACGGCTGCATTCAACAAATGTGgaggttttgttttatttatagGACATCCATCAATGGAACCACAGTTACTAAGCCAGTACCATTATTTGTCTATATCTATTGAAAATTTTGGAACAGTGGTATTTCTCAAAGCatgcattagcttttcccattagAGATTATGCAATATAACACTTAATTGTGTCTACATAACTGTTAATTGAGAAACTGCTGCCTTTTTAAAcgtaaaaacacagcaaatatgGTGCAATACATGCAAGTCAGTTTTCTGTCATAATTTGCTTTCGAGGTACGAACACCTCTCCATCAGAAAGCTAGgcaattaaggctgcctgtccacggtatcccacggcggatctctgccacgggagccgccacccgggagcaggggcctgcagacggatctccgaaTTGtggccacgagcagagaatcacaatgattctccgctcgtgaacgggggctgcgctttccatagcaacgctatggaaagcgtgcaatgcgttccccgcggccggattatcgccgtggggaacgcatTTCAAAAACGCCCGGGGACAGGTCGCCTAATGGGATGTCCTCTGGACTCCTACCTTTTCTTCATCTGCTCCAGGCCTTCATGATTTCTTCCTGCTAATTCTTGGTCGTGCCAGAGAAACAAAAACTAGCCTTCTGGCATGACCAAGAATTAGCTGctttggaaagcgcagccccctgttcatgagcagagaatcattgcgactcTCTGcttgcggccggcaattcgcagcatgctgtgaattgctgcgattctccgcggtcagcctatctgtcagataggctgacgcggcgatccgtctgcaggctcctgctcccgtggcagagatctgccgcgggataccgcaacgcccgtggacaggcagctttaatTGGCTAGCTTTCTGATGAAGAGATCTTTGTACctcaaaagcaaattatggcacaAAAATGACTTGCATGTATTGCACCATATTTGCTGTGTTTTAtatgttcaaaaagtttttattaaagCAGCAGTTTCTCAAATAACAGTTATGTAGACACAATTAAGTGTTATATTACCAAATCTCTATTGGGAAATGCTACTGTATGTTTTGAGAAATACCACGATCCCAAAATTTTCAATAGATATAGACAAATAATTTAAACTCAATGTGTGGGGGAAAAAGGAAGACGGACAGGGCGGGAGAAAGCAGGACAGGACATTGGTTCCAGTCTATCATGGGAACAAACGGTATACGATTACTCAAGCCTAGGCCTTCTCTATTTAAGATCCAGTTTTCAAACCTTGGGGATACTGGATTGGAATCCAAGGTTGCCTGGCTGCACTGAAGCTTGGGTGTGCATTGTCCTTGTCTGCTCTCAACTCCTGAAGCCTCATGAGGGTATTCATTGAATCAACCCATATCACCCTATAGGGGCGGGCATTGAGAATAATTTGTCTAGTCGTGAGGACGAAGAACTGTAAAAGGCCCTTACTAATAAGTGAAATAGACCTAGGGACTATAGCTGATAGGGCAGCCTCAGGGGTAATCTAAATGGCTGTTCCACATGTTTAGTTATGTAGGGCCACGATATCCTGCCACAAAGCAGCTATAGGAGGACCTTTCCTCCAGATATGAATCCTAGTGCCAATGGCTCTGGAGCATCTCCAGCATAAAGGGCAAATCTGA
Coding sequences within it:
- the ZC3H6 gene encoding zinc finger CCCH domain-containing protein 6, whose protein sequence is MAFESLFSRPPNPAPDTHMTECQHAGDERKEGELEDGEIDDAGIEEEKAEEIMEEAKEEPPPPQEEKAHKKSKKRKRKVKEKVKEKKKKRHHRTKHKHSTPSTDESSDYSSDDDHTERPRKPPMYRDYDSHYKHHRHGNYVSSKSMHSKKNLPDYDSYSNYSDGNYNEEDEEDFADQLKHYRQAKENPDGTEPPYKKPGMKGMPPGPEQKGFYYGRGLGPHKKTIHKDRGRGRSGHKGLNPYYQDGYQEENKPAKKWVAMSQEFINQHTVERKGKQICKYFLEGRCIKGDQCKFDHDAEIEKKKEICKFYIQGYCTRGENCIYMHSEFPCKFHHTGTKCYQGDNCKFSHDPLNDETRELLHKVLNTEEEVQHDIEEDLEDVPRHGSKYYNQPYIGMQYQGNHPSMYNSEPLPEQVPLPPPPMYGNSGMNAPYNSTVLPGHGMNHQRENPNVHTPPYHLGADEQPHGMQQQNTYQPGQSAPGYYENYYTQQAVHNVKSSSVPESMHKVLFSRLGKTMDGSDTIQPPPQRSMSREEDEFANWYSSEEEDGSGVGSILKTLRNQTKLARSNSAEQQPAPQSCDPRLAKDKAAGVQTFDPRLRLNQGQSPAHHTESATFDPRIARDPRKVKAEMSAVSHLPHSGGNVKHKGVDDDDEDAERELREKTAIIPLEIFPGICLRDPRCKLRQFSHIKMDILLSKPHFAKLVVWAPEDLLPVPPPKPDPVSSINLPLPPLIADQRLNKSRSLVTEVHQSGSDLRLERVDPRLEVKAKPASISAKGSYMEPTDSQVIINKMNDPRLQKSLQSRLHRSPSSDSQHGAARESLSPKVDPRLAARSSISSPPTSVKPAQEVLSTYAPKGSPSGSRVSSPGSILKNISLYSQRDSATSSVDPAPLPVGENGDHQRKTVDAGKVSKNESEEMKLIPEANRGLAIKTQKDTEDKSDGPADKIEATSQACPPPAVHNLPISALAGLIRPQYSDPRQIKQAAPANQAQDTTAVGEGDDKPLKDVFKTFDPTASPFC